In Anthonomus grandis grandis chromosome 16, icAntGran1.3, whole genome shotgun sequence, a single window of DNA contains:
- the LOC126745517 gene encoding uncharacterized protein LOC126745517, translating into MKRKLDLVLSNMQITSLEHCGNPILDEDQYHPALSMVLPISLNHIKNHHYINYEYIYDYSMGDFYRLYTLLREVNWAELERADNVDMCTHVFYQKVYECLDLAIPRKKVKIGTRKLKSFPKYFSQELKKNIKLKTHLHKQIKKGTANFQIRNEYSKIRSTVKYQTAHELRTYHENIERNVKTNPNSFWDFVRSGRLIPGVPAEVCYGECTVSGAQEIADTFALYFSSVFQQSEKPNFDKSSGNFSFSKISEMQIQATIKRLKSKKATGNDSIPSYIYKGCSDILCTPLKTIFNLCLKTNTFPEVLKYALVTPILKSGDNSLVDNYRPISVLTSLAKMFENILYQDILSSFMNKFSIVGQIW; encoded by the coding sequence atgaaaagaaaactgGATCTTGTACTATCTAATATGCAAATAACTAGTTTAGAACACTGTGGTAATCCAATTCTTGATGAAGATCAGTACCATCCTGCTTTAAGTATGGTTTTACCGATATCTTTGaatcacataaaaaatcatcattACATTAACTATGAATATATTTATGACTATTCAATGGGCGACTTTTATAGGTTGTATACATTATTGAGGGAAGTTAATTGGGCAGAACTTGAAAGGGCTGACAATGTTGACATGTGCACTCATGTGTTCTATCAAAAGGTTTATGAATGCTTAGACCTGGCAATACCCAGAAAGAAAGTTAAAATAGGCACtcgaaaactcaaaagttttccAAAATACTTCTCTCaagaactaaagaaaaatattaagttaaagaCACATCtgcataaacaaattaaaaaaggcacTGCCAATTTTCAAATTAGGAATGAATATAGCAAAATTAGAAGTACAGTGAAATATCAAACTGCACATGAGCTTCGAACTTATCATGAGAATATCGAGAGAAATGTCAAAACTAACCCAAATAGCTTTTGGGATTTTGTCAGGTCTGGGCGTTTAATACCTGGTGTTCCGGCTGAGGTATGCTATGGGGAGTGTACTGTTAGCGGTGCTCAGGAAATAGCTGACACATTTGCATTATATTTTAGCTCAGTATTTCAACAGTCTGAAAAACCTAACTTTGATAAATCTAGTGGCAACTTTTCATTCTCCAAGATCTCTGAAATGCAAATTCAAGCAACCATTAAgagattaaaatcaaaaaaggcCACCGGCAATGATAGTATCCCCTCATACATTTATAAAGGTTGTTCTGATATCTTGTGCACTccattaaaaaccatttttaatttgtgtctaaaaacaaacacatttcCAGAAGTGCTTAAATATGCTTTGGTTACTCCAATCCTCAAATCAGGAGATAATTCTTTGGTTGACAACTACAGACCAATTAGCGTTCTTACTTCTCTagcaaaaatgtttgaaaacattttataccAAGATATTTTGAGCTCTTTCATGAATAAATTCTCAATAGTTGGTCAAATCTGGTAG